In the Anastrepha obliqua isolate idAnaObli1 chromosome 1, idAnaObli1_1.0, whole genome shotgun sequence genome, one interval contains:
- the LOC129252085 gene encoding zinc finger protein 432 isoform X2, whose product MMQSAESAIPLSDNPTEYIDLSDYCRLCLQVPDESQLLDLQLIYDEEEQLSYYDCFTVCTQIDLRAGGTNAPHQLCKSCGLELQVAYDFHKKVEESKIFLEQLDQSQQLGDEVSPLTTTMKIERHGEPEDVGEVEVKTNEPQLVESLPAESEPIENDIVAGQDDTVGHFETSMEYEELEDQIDMDEYQSVDELVDEDAETVQIKIDNEEYLIRKINLSEKCKTDVLVDPVHKNHRASRTKLSECRNKTKPSSEASNLDVENDNHVIFKNASTESESELTNNKQNVAKIAEVDAEAHAEIDVKSVVISKKGDVKPRRRYSGKFTCDYCQKVFKNRSRMLTHRRSHEPNRPKFECEECGRLYATKQAKDVHIRTFHNRSGLKCPICGKVYVISKLLEVHMRYHTGDFPYVCDLCGQKFAQMCHLNTHKNVKHNSVRYSCEHPGCGKFFTSSASLRNHEFSHSAMPFECAYCKRGYPAKAKLKVHIRQKHGIEASLEQMEDMRKFHVMRSKLNLVKISEQ is encoded by the exons ATGATGCAATCCGCCGAAAGTGCCATTCCTTTGTCCGATAATCCAACGGAGTATATTGATTTGTCCGACTACTGTCGGCTCTGTCTGCAAGTTCCAGACGAATCGCAATTACTTGATTTACAGCTTATCTACGATGAAGAGGAGCAACTGAGTTACTATGATTGCTTCACCGTTTGTACGCAAATCGATTTGCGTGCTGGCGGTACTAATGCGCCACACCAGCTTTGCAAGTCATGTGGATTGGAGTTACAGGTGGCatatgattttcacaaaaaagtgGAAGAGTCAAAGATTTTCTTAGAGCAATTGGATCAATCACAACAATTGGGGGATGAAGTATCACCGTTGACGACGACAATGAAAATAGAAAGACATGGAGAGCCAGAAGATGTTGGCGAAGTTGAAGTTAAAACAAATGAGCCACAACTCGTAGAATCTCTGCCTGCCGAAAGTGAGCCtattgaaaatgatattgtcgcTGGCCAAGATGACACTGTTGGTCATTTCGAGACGTCGATGGAATATGAAGAGCTGGAAGATCAAATAGATATGGATGAATATCAATCAGTCGATGAGCTGGTGGATGAAG ATGCGGAAACAGTACAAATTAAAATCGACAACGAAGAGTACCtaatacgaaaaataaacttaagtGAAAAATGTAAGACCGATGTGTTAGTCGATCCAGTGCACAAAAACCATCGTGCGTCGAGAACAAAACTTTCCGAATGTAGGAATAAAACTAAGCCATCGAGCGAAGCAAGTAATTTAGATGTTGAAAATGATAACcacgtaattttcaaaaatgcgaGCACCGAAAGCGAAAGTgaattaacaaataataaacaaaatgttgCAAAGATTGCCGAAGTGGATGCCGAAGCGCATGCTGAAATTGATGTAAAATCCGTAGTAATTTCGAAGAAAGGCGATGTAAAACCGCGTCGCCGTTACAGCGGCAAATTTACCTGTGATTATTGTCAGAAAGTGTTCAAGAATCGATCACGCATGCTAACACATCGCCGTTCGCACGAACCCAACCGACCGAAATTCGAATGTGAAGAGTGTGGCCGTCTCTATGCCACAAAACAGGCTAAGGACGTACACATACGCACCTTTCACAATAGGAGTGGACTTAAGTGCCCAATTTGTGGTAAAGTTTACGTTATTAGTAAGCTGCTGGAAGTGCACATGCGCTATCACACGGGCGATTTTCCATATGTTTGCGATTTATGTGGCCAGAAATTTGCACAAATGTGCCACCTGAATACCCACAAGAATGTAAAGCATAATAGCGTGCGCTATTCATGCGAACATCCTGGCTGTGGAAAATTTTTCACCTCATCCGCATCGCTGCGCAATCACGAATTCTCGCACAGTGCAATGCCATTCGAATGTGCCTACTGCAAACGTGGCTATCCGGCAAAGGCCAA ATTAAAAGTGCACATACGACAGAAGCATGGAATTGAGGCGTCGCTCGAACAAATGGAAGATATGCGTAAATTTCATGTGATGCGATCCAAATTGAATTTGGTGAAGATATCTGAGCAGTAG
- the LOC129241631 gene encoding uncharacterized protein LOC129241631 has protein sequence MENYTKLMTENLTTTEMFSSSALLTATNGILEHNTNSTISTLLQATPASATTTNKTADAMPTDTDIKQNENGHFILIPFVVLSFIIAFSAVVFLIVQNRRRLARIYCRRRSERRYSFDDDSDSTLEQGDGYDFDDPSECLLKGKLQIDNSYASALRKDLYT, from the exons ATGGagaattatacaaaattaatgacTGAAAACCTTACAACAACCGAAATGTTTTCGTCTTCTGCGTTGTTAACGGCCACGAACGGCATATTAGAACATAATACTAATTCGACAATTTCCACTTTGCTCCAAGCGACACCTGCATCAGCTACCACCACCAACAAAACCGCAGATGCTATGCCAACGGATACGGATATTAAGCAGAATGAAAATGGGCACTTCATCCTCATTCCCTTCGTAGTTCTTTCATTTATCATAGCTTTTTCCGCAGTG GTATTCTTAATTGTACAAAATCGACGCCGTCTTGCGCGCATCTACTGTCGTCGAAGAAGTGAACGTAGGTACTCGTTTGATGATGATTCTGATTCCACGCTAGAGCAAGGTGATGGTTACGATTTCGATGACCCCAGCGAATGCCTGCTGAAGGGGAAATTGCAAATCGATAAT AGTTACGCAAGCGCACTACGCAAAGATCTTTATacctaa
- the LOC129241622 gene encoding S-adenosylmethionine mitochondrial carrier protein homolog — MEGNKEVPHMHTQYSFLHSLVAGGVAGVVVDIALFPIDTVKTRLQSELGFLRAGGFRGIYKGLAPAAAGSAPTAALFFCTYESIKRHLSNVTGAANSPYIHMVSASCAEVLACLIRVPVEIAKQRRQTLGTTQKTTALQILWRAYKLEGLRRGLYRGFGTTVMREIPFSLIQFPLWEYFKLHWTATTGLESTPFTVALCGAMAGGIAAGLTTPLDVAKTRIMLAEQGTATKKLNAHNVLRTVYRERGFAGLFAGFTPRVLWITLGGAFFFGFYDLTSRLLSANASTDNANI; from the exons ATGGAAGGCAACAAGGAGGTgccgcacatgcacacacaatATTCCTTTCTGCATTCACTTGTG GCAGGTGGTGTCGCTGGTGTTGTTGTGGATATTGCACTGTTCCCCATTGATACTGTTAAAACGCGACTGCAAAGCGAGCTGGGTTTCTTGCGTGCCGGCGGTTTTCGAGGCATTTACAAAGGTTTAGCGCCTGCTGCTGCTGGTAGTGCACCCACTGCGGCGCTATTCTTTTGCACCTATGAAAGCATTAAACGACATTTAAGTAATGTCACAGGTGCAGCTAATTCACCATATATACACATGGTTTCGGCATCTTGTGCCGAAGTT CTAGCATGTTTGATACGTGTTCCCGTTGAAATTGCTAAGCAACGTCGACAAACACTTGGAACTACTCAGAAAACTACTGCGTTGCAAATACTTTGGCGCGCCTATAAACTTGAGGGATTACGGCGTGGACTTTATCGTGGCTTTGGTACCACGGTGATGCGTGAGATACCATTCAGTTTAATACAATTCCCATTATGGGAATACTTTAAGCTACATTGGACTGCGACTACTGGTCTGGAATCAACACCATTCACTGTCGCATTATGTGGTGCCATGGCGGGGGGCATTGCAGCAGGTTTGACTACACCACTAGATGTGGCAAAAACGCGTATTATGCTCGCTGAGCAAGGTACCGCAACAAAGAAGTTGAATGCGCACAATGTACTAAGGACCGTTTATAGGGAACGTGGTTTTGCGGG CCTCTTTGCTGGTTTCACCCCTCGTGTGCTGTGGATTACCCTGGGTGGTGCATTCTTTTTTGGATTTTACGACCTCACCTCAAGGCTATTGAGCGCCAATGCTTCAACGGataatgcaaatatttaa